Within Salvia splendens isolate huo1 chromosome 21, SspV2, whole genome shotgun sequence, the genomic segment AGCAGCAGACATTTCTCTATCACCATTGCTCCCTTCTTCACGAATGATAGCAACCTTTGGTTTTGAAGTAGCATTCATGTATTTCTCATCTGTATATGATGGAGTGAAGGACAGACGCCATGAAGGCTCATGGCAACTCTTGAGGCCATCTTTCTCAAGTTCCACACAAGATGCCAATCTTTGCAATTTTTCCAACTCGAAGCTggtttcctcccacaggtcccGGAGCTCAGATGTTTTTTCAGTCAACTGAGAGATACCACCAATCTTTAGCTCAACTATGGGTGAGGATGTGACTTTGCCAATGATCAAGGAAGATACTCCAGCACCCACGAGTTTTTCTGTCACCACACCTACATCCTTTTTACTGACCTCAATTATGACGCCAAGCTCCTCGGCGAAGAGTGTTTCAGATACACTACAGCTCTCAGGAGTAGTCAAATCCAAGTGAATGCCATCTCAAGAACACTTACTAGCAATCCTCCATCACTGATATCATGACCAGCTGAAATCAAGCCTTCCTCAATCAAGTTTTGCACTGCATTGAACACACTCTTGAGGTAAGAGACGTCATCTAGATCGGGGCACTCATCCCCAACTTGACAATATACTTGTGCAAGAGCGGAACCACCAAAGCGGCGCTTTCCTTTTGCCAAATCAATGTGGAGGAGAAGACCATCATCACCAAGCTTCAAATCTGGTGTCACAGTTTTAGTTATGTCGGGACAAGTGACATAAGTACTGATAACTAGATTTCCAGGAGCCTTGACAACTTCTTCAGATGAATGAGCAGCCATAGAAAGACTATCCTTTCCACCATCAATAGCAATGCCAAGTTCAATCATTGCTTCTGAAAGAGCTATAGCAGCATCATACATTGCTGCCCCTTCACCATCCAACTTAGCTGCATACATCCAATTGCCACTCGCCTTCACATCTGAGAGAGAAGTGACCCTAGCCCAAACAAGATTTGTCAAAGCTTCTCCAATAGCTAGCCTTGCATAGCTCCTGGATTCAGAAGACCTTTGATTGGCTGCTCCCCAATTGAGCAAGCCCCTCCAGTAATGCCAGTATAGCTTTGAGAAATTACTGCAACATCAGAAAGTGTAATCTGAAGTGGACCCACAATTTGCTGTTGTGCAACAAGCCCTGTCACACACCTATCAACTTTGGTAGTCAGGAATGGTTTTGAAGCAATAGAAGGAAGCCTTAATACTCTTTTCAGGGACTCCATAACAGTTATCCCTGGAGCAATATCAAGTGGCTGAGGAGCATTAGCAACTCGATGAAATTCAAAAGTTTTCTGGGGCATGTCCCCAAGTACCTTCTCGAGCTCAAGATCCACAGCAGGCAGTGGAGGAGGTAGTCCATTTGAGTTGCATTTTTCCATAGCTAAGCCATCCACAAGAGTGATCCGCCCTTCACCACTAATTGTTCCAAGGACTGCCATCGAGACTCTCTCCCTTTTACATATAGACTGTAAAATGTCACGGCTTTCAGGATTCACTAAAATAGCATCTTGCTCCTGGTACTCTGCACCCCATATCTCCAAAACTGACATGGTGTAATCACCTACTACCACTGCCCTGATATCGATGGTAGCACCCTTTGGGTATATGATTTCTTTAACAACATTACAATTCCCCCCGGCACCCTAATCATGAATGCTAATGATAGGATTGTTCTCTCCCATTTCAATACAAGCACGAACAACTCGATATAACTTTTGTGCCATATCTGCATCTCCACGTTGTACAACATTGAAATCCAGCTCAGCATCATTTTGGCCACTAACCATACTGGATGCAGCACCACCGCCCATTCCAATACAGTAGGCTGGCCCTCCAACCTTGACAACTAGCATACCAATTTCAGGCTCaccctttgatatgtggctatGATCAATCTGCCCAATGCCTGCACTGAACATAATCGGCTTTAACCATTCTCTTCTTTCCCCATTTGGCAGCCTCATTCCAAAAGTCCTGGTGTAGCCCTGAATCAATGGTTCACCAAATTTGTTTCCATAATCTGATGCACCATTACTTGCATCAATGAGAATCTTCAGCAGGGAAGCCAAGTTTGAAGGATATGTGAATGACTGATCCTCCCATGGAGTGTATGACCCTTCAATATTTAGATTCCCAACACAGTAACCAGCTGTAGATGCCACAATATATGAGCCCTACCAGTGGCATGTGTATCTCTGATCCTGCCTCCAGCACCTGTCTCAGCACCGGGGTAAGGGGCCACGGCACAAGGGAAGTTATGGGTCTCAGCAGTAAACAGGATATCTAGGTCACGAGCACTCATATCCAGTGGGCACGCCAAACCTGGGTTGGTTGGCCGCAACTCATCCACAGGAAACCCTCTGATTGCACTGGAGTTATCCTTGAAGCCAATAACTGAATTGCTCGGGTTCGCTTGCAAAGTGCTCTTAACAATTTGCATAAGAGTTTTGTCCATTGGTTCCCCATCTACAACAATCTTTCCAGTAAAAAACCAATGCCTGCTATGCTCACTGTTAGACTGGGCCATATCAAATAACTCAACATTCGTCGGATTTCGCTTGATGTCATCCATGAAAAGCTTGGTGTAATACTGCAAATCTTGCTCATCAAAGGCCAAACCCatttcttcatttatttcctcCAATGCCTTCCGGCCCTTCTCCATCACAGGTATATATCACACTTCCTCAGGAGCCACACCTCTTCCAAAAGATGTGAGCTTCTCATTATAAACGCACTCCGTCATTCTGTCATGCACCAAGGCAGCAAGGTCATTGATCTGACTCTGTACCAACGAACCACTTCCAGGGGCAAGGTACAACAAATATCTCCTTGACCACTCCAATCTGCTTATTTCCGTCAAACCACAAGCTCGACAAATTGATACTGCATTGGAAGACCATGCAGTGGTGAAAGACAACCGAGGGCCAACTTCTACGACAACAACACTTGAGTTTGTTCTTATCTCATCATCAAGAAAACTCTCAGTCCCCAAATTCTCAGGCTCAAAGGTTTCCCCCAATAACCATCTAAGCACTGAATGCTTATCACTGGGAAGATCACCGTCCACACCAATATTATAACACTGCTCGGTTTTCAAGCCTATAATTTGGTTTGAAACTTTAGACTGAATCAGCTTCAGAAGCTCAGCCGCTTCATTGTCCTGCAGTAAAGGAACTCGATAGAAATGCACAACCTTTGCAGCAACCCTCTGAACGTGTTCCAATTCTGATTCTGTTCTCCCTGAATGGCCTACATCCTTTAAGAGCACGGCTTTAACCTTCACTTTCCTTGGTGCACGAGAAATTCTTACAGAAGGCTGCTTTCCTGGAAACCTTCCCCATAGTAAGCAGTTAGCTTGTCTAAAGGAATGTTTAGGCAAAGCCAATTTCTGCCTGTAGGCACCCTGCCGATAGAAAAGATATGAATCAGCAAAAAATTTCAAGTAAAATTTGCTATACAACTTATGATTAATATTGTAAGAGAACATACTTGTAAaatccggctgctgtgatttcAAAAGCGGCAGCCATTGCTCCTGTGCCAGAACTATAATCACAAGTCACAACAAacaactaattaatttttttctataaaatcCCACCAAACACCGAACTCAACCCTGAACCAAGCAAGGACGAAATTAATTGGTAAATGAGCTCCTGAAACCATACCTTCTTCACGGTTTTCCAGTAGTGCAATGCCGGATATATGAGCGAGAGGGCAGCGACAAAGGCAATTTATCTCTGTATCTCAGAAGCTGCAAACCGAAATCAATGGTGACAATGCACAATCCAGAAAATACAAATCTTTATATAATGGATTATAGTAAAACAGAGTATTCTTATGCATTTTGTTCTGCCAAAAAACATATTCCACAATCCATATTCATTCTAATCTCTGGAAAAATTCTTATCTCAATGAATTAAACTTTTCATCTAAAGTATGTAACTTTTCATCCACCCTAATAACTTAAATTTTCAATAAACCAGAATTATTATCCTCTGCTCCCATAAACGAATTCATCAATTTTAAATAGATGTCATTTTCAGTTTTTACAAGCAAAATTTGAACGAATTTGAATTCTGCAAACTACATCTCTCTCTAATTGCATAGTGTATTAGATAATCCAATTGCAAAACTCTCTTTCTGTAGAACACGGTGCCATGTTGCAGATGAGAAAAATATGAAGGAGGGGAAATTCCGGCATCTTTGTCATTGAAATGATAGAGAGTAGAAGATAATTACCGTATTGAAGAAACAGAAGCTTGGAGGATAAACCCCGTGAAGAAGAagagggtttagggtttaagGCTATGATTTTGGGGTTCTTTTTCTTTGATATTATGGTGGACTGCCATTTTAGGGGTTGTTTAaatgaattgtattcataattttattttattttattttagtgttAAAATTGATTAACTTTATTTAATATAGAAGTATATTCCGTGCTTTTAAGCTTTTATATATCTTGCTACTAATTTTAGTTTAAGCTTTTAGTCTTTTACTTATTTACTGATTTACTCCAATTTTTGTATAAGATTATGGCATTGAGCACCATTTGATGACATCGATGGTCCCAGAATCTACAGTTTTCTCGatccaaaaaaatgaaaaaaggaaTATCTAAGAAAAACTAGGattaaaaaccaaaacaaacaccaaattttaaaaattaaggaATTAGATTATTGCAAACAAATATAATCATTATGCATTTAAGttgatctatttttattttacgtttTCGATATGTGAATGAATATCCCAATAAAGTTTTACACCCAGATTCTTATCGCTCATAACATCATTTGTTACTAATATAATTAACTCGAAAAATCGATCTTCCAcagtaaaaatataattaagtcAATAATTTAACAACTAAGCATGCAAGGGAATAATCAAATTAACTAATAAGAGATGTGCAAGATATTTGGCAACTAACGAtcatattttgtctactatatACGTCAATGAAATGCTACGTACGAATCACATTCACTGCACTTGCCAATTGccatatttattttatactactaccaTATTTCAATCACGTTTCTTTGATAAACTTATAAAACTAATCTTATGTAATATCCACATTTGCGTATTGGATAAGTTAATAAATCCGAGTAATTAAACGTTATCTATCGACCAATTATTACCATGCAAATCTATTACGTAGCAAATTTTCTTAATCCACGTCAAATTCCTAACAGTCTTATGTGGCTTTAGAATTTCTCAATTTTTTCAGAAGATAGATTTTCATAGCTTTCCATAATCAAGATTGTGATTATAGACACATCAAGATTTGTATATGCTGTAATTGATTTATTAACTAATaagctttaaaaaaaattcgaattttgacCAGAGGAGAAACCTTCCAACTATGGATAGGTGAATGCGTGGGAATTGATGCATAGCAGAGTTTAAACGGAAACATGCATTAATGCATATACctcttctataaatactcataaccCTAGATTTCATTATTACTACATCACACACAAATCGATTATTTCACTAATACTTAGTACTAGTTTAATCCCAAtgtcgtcgtcatcatcaacaacatcaTCTTGTGATGGAAAACTAACCACTATTCTGAGCATTGATGGAGGCGGCATTCGCGGTGTCATCCCTGCCAAGATTCTTGAATTCCTCGAATCCGAACTCCAGAAATTGGACGGCGAAGATGCTAGAATTGCAGACTACTTTGATGTAATTGCAGGGACAAGCACCGGAGGGCTGGTGACGGCCATGTTGACTGCTCCCGATGCTAATAATCGCCCTATTTACGCTGCTAAAGATATCGCTCCATTTTATGTACAACATGGGCCTAAGATTTTCCCGGAGAGGTTTGTTTGAATTTTGTTACTACTAATTGATGATGCATGATTGCATGTGAATTAGTAATTGTGAGATATGATACattaatattagtaataataattttaatcattGGTTGGTTTAGGTGTGGATTGCTTGGATCGGTGGCAGCATTAGTAGGTCCCAAATATGATGGCAAGTATTTGCAAGGGCTCACAAGGGAGATATTAGGGCAGACTCGTTTGCATCAAACCTTAACCAATGTTGTTATCCCATCATTTGATATCAACTATATGCAGCCTACCATCTTCTCTTCTTACCAGGTCATCTCTCAATCTATCCTTTTGTTGTttttatattcaaataaatttatgtatgGATGCAACAGGTGAAGAATCTGGGCTACAAGGACGCGCTACTGTCCGACATATGCATCGCCACCTCTGCAGCGCCCACTTATTTTCCACCACATAGTTTTACAAACGCAGATGACTCAGGCCGGTCTTGGGATTTCAATCTCATTGATGGTGGTCTCGCTGCCAACAACCCGGTACACAATCCACACTTGAATTATAATGTTTgcaaatgaaataaaacaaatagTCCACGTCAATCTAAAAATAGAACTGGAATCACTATATAAATCTCCTTTAAGTTTCAAGTCTAGTCTTATGGTATCCGATCGCCAACTGTGTGCTGAAATATTAACTCATCCATCCATACAAATAGGCCGAAACAAAATCACTATATAAATCTCATGGCTAGTATTGTTATCATCGATTGATTTTAAGATGGAAAGACAATATGATATTCTTGCAGACGTTGGTGGCGATGAGTGAAGTGGTGAGCAGAAGTGATGATTTATTCCCGACTGATCCTCTGAACTGCACAAACGTACTGGTGATATCGCTGGGCACGGGCTCTGCGAAGAAAGAGGATTACACAGCAAAAATGGCGTCGAAATGGGGCGTGTTGGGATGGCTCCTTCAACGAAATTCCACACCTATAATTGATATCTACAACCAAGCTAGCGCACACATGGTAGATTATTTCTTGTCAACCGTGTTTCACGCTCAAACTTGTCAACAGAACTATCTCCGCATTCAGGTTAGATAAAATACTAATCAGAACGATTCTAATTCGTTCCATCAATTCTCTAATGCATATTTTggtcgtttctcattcactacaacaaccaaaaaaaattgttaaggacattttttaataatttttttaatgtaattaaggactttaatttgtgtttctaaaaTATATCACCAACGCTTCAAAAAAACATCCTTATTATTGGCATCCCAACTAGGATTAGAGGACGCAAACAGAAGCGTcctaaaaagcaaaagattaagataatttgtCCTCATTTACGAACACTTTCTTTAGCGacctaaattgttgttattttttaaaattttccaacGTAAGTAATTGCGTCGTGTTCTTAAAAACAAGTTTTTTGTAGTGATTTAAGGTTTTTTCAAGTTAAGTCTTGGTGTAGTTTTGTCTCTGATATATATTGCTTTTGTTGTGGGTGTCACTGTAACACGCAACACGAATATTTTTAATAACTGCccaggctgaaaatttaaccgGAGATAGCTCGTCGGTGGACATCGCGACGAAGGAGAATCTGTTGAATCTGGTTGGAATCGGGGAAGGTTTGCTGAACGCTCCTTCCTCAAGTGTTAATCTGCAAACAGGAATTTCTGAGCATGCTCTTTGCGGAGGCACAAATAAGGATGCTTTGATtaggtaattaatttttttttttccacatttttCAGTTACATATAgtaccttttttcttttttgatttttttttctgtttcctTGTGATTTTTATTGCAGGTTTGCTAAAATGCTCTCTGATGAACATAAATTCCGGCAGTCAAAATCACAGCACAAGAACTAGAATGGAACTCATAATTGATATAGtgtataatactagtactactatttaactAGTATTGGTTTGGGAATTAAGTAGGAGTTTAAGTTATATTGCTCTggcttttaaattattttaggaGTATGATTTATGGGTTAATGTATAGTAATTTGTTTGAATGTGACATCAGTATGTATGTCTGCTTGTAAAATTGATgtatatttatctttatttataaataaaatatggtaAATGAATACTATTTGATAAtttaatcaattaatttaatttgcagTGGAAGGATGTTAGTGAAATCCTGGTAGTTTGCTCTATTAAGTTAATTTACTTAACATTTGATATGCACGAATTCCAAATAAATAAAACGTAAAGAAGTTATTAGACGACCAAATCCCTTTTCTTCGTTCCACTTAATAAAACATAAAGAAGTTATTAGAAGACCAAATCCCTTCTCTTCGTTCCACTTAATAAAACATAAAGAATTAAGGATAGGTGTACACAGTACATGATCAAACTTCTTTTAACATTTTACATTAATCGATTCATAaacattaattgatttaaaataaatttaaaaacttttaaaattcaaattgatttaaaacttttaaaaatattaattgattTACATTAATCATACTAATCATTTTGCAACACTTcgcaaaattaaaattttaatttaaatatttatatatttaagaaaaaaatattttcttactaAATATTGTGTAACTAATTCGAATCAAGCTCGAAATCATGTTACGAATTAGACATAAAAATTTCTATATCGCTTCTTTTTTATTGCTACAttataatacaataaataacaaaactaatttataactaaattcaattaatttaaaattttaaagatattattatatacatgtacaatttatgtacatttatcttttctcaAGAATTTATTGGACATATGTTCACTATTTTTGGGTTGAATTGAGTTGCTTCCATGTATATTGCGATTTAAATTGGTCGTCGGAGTAATAAGCTAATCGATAAGCAGTAGCATTCACTCGACATAATGGATAAGTGATCAATACAAAAAacttactccctctgtcccaagtaTGAATTATTTCCTTATTAGTTTGTCTATATGAACTTTTTAATTGttggaatagttaaacaacacattacccatatacatcattttatttacaatttatacaaTTACACTACACTACCAATGATATGAAGCCAACTCTCCATTAATACTACTTACACTACCTTTTATCactctatctcttactttacgaattatacattaaaaataacaacaatttagaACGCAAAAGAAAACGTCCATAAATTAAGGACAatttaacttattttttttgtgattctAGGACACTTTATTTGCATCCCCTAGTTTTAGTTgagaataaaaatattttttgaagctTTAATGATATATCTAGAAATACAAAATTAACATccttaattgcattaaaaatattGATAGCCATTTCTTTTAGGGGAATATGCATAAAGGATTTTTACCATGAAGATCTTAAAAAGCTAAACGTTATTTTActgttttttgaattttattttaatttccaatattttccttttttttccttttccgtCAATTGGATTTTAgatttcatataaaaaattacttttaaagttagttttattttaatcataaattattatattctgAAGAAACTTGGGCTTCTTACAATTTGACTTGTCAGACATTTTGCATTAATATAAGTAATTAACTAATAAGCGTTATCCGAaattttagtactactatttttagtCGATGGAATAAATATTGACCGAGAACCGAACTCGATTATAGATAAATATTAAGGTGGTGgacattaattattaatttactaTGATCAAATTTTTGTGATATCATATTCAAATACATTAGCCAGTAAGATcacattattagtattattatctTAATTAATTAGGTCAACTTTTCAAATGAGTGCTAATCACGGCCCCCCATATAAAATGGCATATACGAATAACGTGAAAAACTATGAATCatataaactaaaatttataaatcaaaTTGACAGACTAAATTACCGATATTGTAAGCTGAAGTACTATTTTCTTAGCTAC encodes:
- the LOC121783888 gene encoding patatin-like protein 2 gives rise to the protein MSSSSSTTSSCDGKLTTILSIDGGGIRGVIPAKILEFLESELQKLDGEDARIADYFDVIAGTSTGGLVTAMLTAPDANNRPIYAAKDIAPFYVQHGPKIFPERCGLLGSVAALVGPKYDGKYLQGLTREILGQTRLHQTLTNVVIPSFDINYMQPTIFSSYQVKNLGYKDALLSDICIATSAAPTYFPPHSFTNADDSGRSWDFNLIDGGLAANNPTLVAMSEVVSRSDDLFPTDPLNCTNVLVISLGTGSAKKEDYTAKMASKWGVLGWLLQRNSTPIIDIYNQASAHMVDYFLSTVFHAQTCQQNYLRIQAENLTGDSSSVDIATKENLLNLVGIGEGLLNAPSSSVNLQTGISEHALCGGTNKDALIRFAKMLSDEHKFRQSKSQHKN